The following coding sequences lie in one Flavobacterium cyclinae genomic window:
- the fbaA gene encoding class II fructose-bisphosphate aldolase, giving the protein MSHNIKPGVATGDQVQEIFNYAKQKGFALPAVNVVGSSTINGVLETAAKLNAPVIIQFSNGGAQFNAGKGLSNENQKSAILGAVAGAKHIHTLAEAYGATVILHTDHCAKNLLPWIDGLLDASEKHFAETGKPLFSSHMIDLSEEPIEENLEISKKYLERMSKMGMTLEIELGITGGEEDGVDNSDVDSSKLYTQPEEVAYAYEELMKVSPRFTIAASFGNVHGVYKPGNVKLTPKILKNSQEYVQNKFNTGNNPVDFVFHGGSGSTLEEIREAISYGVIKMNIDTDLQFAFTEGIRDYMTSKIDYLRTQIGSPDGADSPNKKHYDPRKWVREGEVTFNTRLEQAFADLNNVNTL; this is encoded by the coding sequence ATGAGTCACAATATTAAACCGGGTGTTGCAACCGGAGATCAAGTACAAGAAATTTTTAATTACGCTAAACAAAAAGGGTTTGCATTACCTGCAGTTAATGTTGTAGGTTCAAGTACAATAAATGGTGTTTTAGAAACAGCTGCTAAATTAAATGCCCCAGTTATTATTCAATTTTCTAATGGTGGAGCGCAATTTAACGCTGGAAAAGGATTGTCAAATGAGAATCAGAAATCTGCTATTTTAGGAGCAGTTGCTGGCGCAAAACACATTCATACTTTAGCAGAAGCTTATGGCGCAACAGTAATTTTACATACTGATCACTGTGCAAAAAATCTATTACCTTGGATTGATGGCTTACTAGATGCTTCTGAAAAACATTTTGCTGAAACTGGAAAACCATTATTCAGTTCGCACATGATTGATTTATCTGAAGAGCCAATCGAAGAAAACTTAGAGATTTCTAAAAAATATTTAGAAAGAATGAGTAAAATGGGCATGACTTTAGAAATTGAGTTAGGAATCACTGGTGGTGAAGAAGATGGTGTTGATAATTCTGATGTGGATAGCTCTAAATTATATACTCAACCAGAAGAAGTTGCTTATGCTTATGAAGAATTAATGAAAGTAAGTCCAAGATTTACAATTGCGGCTTCTTTCGGAAACGTTCATGGTGTTTACAAACCAGGAAACGTAAAATTAACTCCAAAAATTCTTAAAAATTCGCAAGAATACGTTCAAAATAAATTCAACACTGGAAACAATCCGGTTGATTTTGTATTCCACGGAGGTTCTGGTTCTACTTTAGAAGAAATTAGAGAAGCTATTTCTTACGGAGTAATCAAAATGAATATTGATACCGATTTACAGTTTGCTTTCACAGAAGGAATCAGAGATTACATGACTTCTAAAATTGATTATTTAAGAACACAAATTGGAAGTCCAGATGGAGCAGATAGTCCAAATAAAAAACATTACGATCCAAGAAAATGGGTTCGTGAAGGAGAAGTTACGTTCAACACAAGATTAGAACAAGCTTTTGCCGATTTAAATAACGTGAACACTTTATAA
- a CDS encoding energy transducer TonB: MNKAKLFFLFFMFQLLSFGQEEPKEISQIPVVKENVKEDSELTFVELEAPPIYPGCENTPIAEQRECFNTKLGEHVVRHFRYPKEALNNNIQGRVLVQFIIDQEGRVEKIVTRGPHPLLENEAFRIINRLPKMTPGKQKGKPVKVKYAIPITFRI; encoded by the coding sequence ATGAATAAAGCGAAACTCTTTTTCTTGTTTTTTATGTTCCAACTTCTGTCATTTGGACAAGAAGAACCTAAAGAAATTAGTCAAATTCCTGTTGTTAAAGAAAATGTAAAAGAAGATTCAGAATTAACATTTGTAGAATTAGAAGCCCCTCCTATTTATCCTGGATGTGAAAACACTCCTATAGCTGAGCAACGTGAATGTTTCAATACAAAATTAGGAGAACATGTAGTAAGACATTTCAGGTATCCAAAAGAAGCCCTAAACAATAACATTCAAGGTAGAGTACTAGTGCAATTTATAATCGACCAGGAAGGTAGAGTAGAAAAAATTGTAACAAGAGGTCCTCATCCTTTATTAGAAAACGAGGCATTTAGAATAATAAATCGTTTGCCGAAAATGACTCCTGGTAAACAAAAAGGAAAACCTGTAAAAGTAAAGTACGCAATACCAATCACATTTAGAATATAA
- a CDS encoding dihydrofolate reductase produces MLTIIAAASENNALGKDNQLVWHLPDDFKRFKSLTSGHFIVMGRKTFESFPKPLPNRTHVIITRQKDYKAPEGCLLASSLQEAIDLCPKEEEVFIIGGGEIYKQSIEIADKIDLTRVHTTINADTFFPEIDETKWKLVFEEFHSKDEKHEYDFTFLTYSRK; encoded by the coding sequence ATGCTTACCATAATCGCAGCTGCATCGGAAAACAACGCTTTAGGAAAAGACAATCAATTGGTTTGGCATTTGCCAGATGATTTTAAACGTTTTAAAAGTTTAACTTCGGGACATTTTATTGTGATGGGAAGAAAGACCTTTGAAAGTTTCCCGAAACCGTTGCCAAATCGTACTCATGTAATAATTACAAGACAAAAGGACTACAAAGCACCAGAAGGTTGTCTGTTAGCAAGTAGTCTACAAGAAGCAATTGATCTATGTCCAAAAGAGGAAGAAGTTTTCATTATTGGCGGTGGCGAAATCTACAAACAATCCATCGAAATTGCAGACAAAATCGATTTAACTCGTGTGCATACTACCATTAATGCCGATACTTTTTTCCCCGAAATCGACGAAACCAAATGGAAATTAGTTTTCGAAGAATTTCATTCCAAAGACGAAAAACACGAATACGATTTTACTTTTTTGACCTACAGTAGAAAATAG
- a CDS encoding TrmH family RNA methyltransferase encodes MVSKNQIKLITSLQQKKYRKQEQLFIAEGIKVVQELLFSNFELLYLFTTKQDFLDVSKDKVHAITDSELKKISALANPNTCLAVFKMPNPKEWNENGLILALDDVRDPGNLGTIIRLCDWFGIETLFCSEESVDIYNPKVVQATMGSISRVNIVYGDLELFLKESSLPVFGTFMDGNNIYQEKLPKEGIIVMGNEANGISPSVEKLVSQRIAIPRFGNLQLTESLNVATATAIILSEFKRS; translated from the coding sequence ATGGTTAGTAAAAACCAAATTAAACTAATAACAAGTTTACAACAAAAAAAATATAGAAAACAAGAACAACTTTTCATCGCAGAAGGGATAAAAGTAGTTCAAGAATTGTTATTTTCTAACTTTGAATTGCTCTATTTGTTTACTACTAAGCAGGATTTTCTTGATGTTTCAAAAGACAAAGTTCATGCCATAACAGATTCAGAATTAAAAAAAATTAGTGCTTTAGCTAATCCAAATACATGTTTAGCGGTATTTAAAATGCCAAACCCTAAAGAATGGAACGAAAATGGATTAATTCTTGCGTTAGATGATGTTCGAGATCCAGGAAATTTAGGCACAATTATTCGTTTATGCGATTGGTTTGGAATTGAAACGTTGTTTTGTTCCGAAGAGTCGGTTGATATTTATAATCCAAAGGTAGTACAAGCTACAATGGGTTCCATTAGTAGGGTAAATATTGTTTATGGTGATTTAGAATTGTTTTTAAAAGAATCTTCGTTACCAGTATTTGGTACTTTTATGGATGGGAACAATATTTATCAAGAAAAATTACCTAAAGAAGGCATTATTGTTATGGGAAATGAAGCCAATGGTATTTCGCCATCAGTTGAAAAATTAGTGTCGCAACGAATTGCTATTCCACGTTTTGGAAATCTTCAGCTTACAGAAAGTCTAAATGTAGCAACGGCAACCGCAATTATTTTGAGCGAATTTAAAAGAAGCTAA
- the tamL gene encoding translocation and assembly module lipoprotein TamL has product MRNNLSKITLLFVIGTIIYSCSLVKRVPESEKLLVKNEIYINDKLNKEERVNNLLVQQPNTKFLNYPFGLTLYNAAKPNPDSSYQAWLNKKPNRIKRLNRLLSAKQVERLGNSFFVSGLPKFMKETGEAPVIIDEKKAERSKERLSGFYYNNGFIRNKVTMSIDSVGDRRGKITYKVVTGKPYFIDSIFKFIESPVIDSLYSLEEKKSFIRKGDQYNFTNFDIERKRITQYLRNNGVYHFQESNVKYDAIYNDSIQKMNVNIKIEDRLVKKDDELIKRPFSIYKISQVNIFTNNTSKKESNQVNDSTTYKNFTIYSSGKLKYKPKAITNAIFIEKGNLFSDKDRTLTLKSLSNLKVFNYPTIEYIEDQNDTTKTSLIANIYLISKPKFIWQPSIDVTTSDIQEFGISARMAFTWRNLFKRAETFELSARGNIGSSKDLANPNDVFFNISEYGVEAKLSFPRIVFPINTKSIIKKEMLPTTNANIGLTSQRNIGLDKENLTGVFNYNWIPKEKHTIRFDLLNIQFIKNLNPENYFNVYTSSYNTLNNLAQIYNVDPTNLENGNLTTEGAVNFIDDVQTGGTSLLPSDPDYKIIRSIGERRERLIENNLILSSAITFFRNTKANLLDNNFYSIKAKIESSGNVLSLIANTKNEPLNENGNKTLFGIEYSQYIKGEVDYIKHWDFGKKNTLAMRAFAGLAVPYGNAQSIPFSRSYFSGGSNDNRGWQAYSLGPGRSGGINDFNEANLKLAYSLEYRFRVGGNFYSAFFADIGNIWNVFDNITDKDYTFNGFSSFEDLAVGSGIGFRYDFDFFVFRFDLGYKAYDPAREIGDRWLKGVNFSKTVLNFGINYPF; this is encoded by the coding sequence TTGAGAAATAATTTATCAAAAATAACATTATTATTTGTAATCGGAACAATAATTTATTCGTGTTCGTTAGTTAAACGTGTACCCGAAAGTGAAAAATTATTAGTTAAAAATGAGATTTACATTAATGATAAACTCAACAAGGAAGAACGAGTTAATAATTTACTAGTTCAGCAACCGAATACAAAATTTTTAAATTATCCTTTTGGATTAACACTTTACAACGCGGCAAAACCTAATCCTGATTCTTCCTATCAAGCTTGGCTCAATAAAAAACCAAATCGAATTAAAAGATTAAATCGATTACTTTCTGCAAAACAAGTAGAGCGTTTAGGAAATTCATTTTTTGTGAGTGGATTACCTAAATTCATGAAAGAAACAGGTGAAGCTCCTGTAATTATTGATGAAAAAAAAGCAGAACGATCTAAAGAACGATTAAGCGGCTTCTACTATAATAATGGTTTCATTAGAAACAAAGTAACCATGTCTATTGACTCTGTGGGTGATAGAAGAGGGAAAATTACATATAAAGTTGTAACAGGAAAACCTTACTTTATTGATTCAATTTTTAAATTTATTGAAAGCCCTGTTATAGATAGTCTTTATTCTCTTGAAGAAAAAAAGAGTTTCATCAGAAAAGGCGATCAATATAATTTTACAAACTTTGACATCGAACGAAAAAGAATTACCCAATATTTAAGAAATAATGGAGTATATCATTTTCAAGAAAGTAATGTTAAATACGATGCCATTTATAATGATTCCATTCAAAAAATGAATGTCAATATTAAAATTGAAGACCGACTAGTAAAAAAAGATGATGAATTAATAAAGAGACCTTTTTCTATCTATAAAATTAGTCAGGTAAACATTTTTACGAATAATACTTCAAAAAAAGAAAGCAATCAAGTTAATGACAGCACCACTTATAAAAACTTCACTATTTATAGTTCTGGAAAGTTAAAATATAAACCAAAGGCGATTACAAATGCTATTTTTATTGAAAAAGGAAATTTATTTAGTGATAAAGACAGAACATTGACTTTAAAATCATTAAGTAATTTGAAAGTTTTCAATTATCCTACTATAGAATATATAGAGGACCAAAATGACACAACAAAAACTTCACTAATTGCAAATATTTATTTAATTAGTAAACCAAAATTTATTTGGCAACCTTCAATTGATGTAACCACATCAGATATTCAAGAATTTGGTATAAGTGCCCGAATGGCCTTTACTTGGAGAAATTTATTTAAAAGAGCCGAAACATTTGAATTATCAGCAAGAGGAAACATTGGTTCGTCTAAAGATTTAGCAAATCCAAACGATGTTTTTTTCAATATTTCAGAATATGGTGTTGAAGCAAAACTAAGTTTCCCAAGAATTGTTTTTCCAATTAACACTAAGAGCATAATAAAAAAGGAAATGCTTCCTACAACAAATGCTAATATTGGTTTAACAAGCCAGCGTAATATTGGTCTTGACAAAGAAAATTTAACCGGAGTATTTAATTATAATTGGATTCCAAAAGAAAAACATACCATTCGATTTGATTTATTGAACATCCAATTCATTAAAAATTTAAATCCAGAAAATTATTTTAATGTTTATACCTCATCCTACAACACCTTAAACAACTTAGCTCAAATATACAATGTTGACCCAACTAATCTTGAGAATGGTAATTTAACAACTGAAGGTGCTGTTAATTTTATTGATGATGTTCAAACCGGTGGAACATCTTTATTACCTTCTGATCCTGATTATAAAATCATCAGAAGCATTGGGGAAAGAAGAGAAAGATTAATTGAAAACAACTTAATCCTTTCATCTGCAATTACGTTTTTTAGAAATACAAAAGCGAATTTATTAGATAACAACTTTTACTCTATTAAAGCAAAAATAGAATCCTCTGGGAATGTTTTGTCGCTAATAGCTAATACCAAGAACGAACCTTTAAATGAAAACGGAAACAAAACCTTATTTGGAATTGAATATTCGCAATACATTAAAGGTGAAGTAGATTATATAAAACATTGGGATTTTGGAAAGAAAAACACTTTAGCCATGCGTGCATTTGCAGGTTTAGCAGTTCCTTATGGCAATGCACAATCTATTCCGTTTTCTCGAAGTTATTTTTCAGGAGGTTCTAATGACAACAGAGGTTGGCAAGCTTACAGTTTAGGACCTGGTCGTAGTGGAGGAATTAATGATTTTAATGAAGCCAACTTAAAATTAGCCTACAGTTTAGAATATCGCTTTCGAGTAGGAGGTAATTTTTACAGTGCTTTCTTTGCCGATATTGGAAATATTTGGAACGTTTTTGACAACATTACTGACAAAGACTATACTTTTAACGGATTCAGCTCTTTTGAAGATTTAGCTGTTGGTTCTGGAATTGGTTTTAGATACGACTTTGATTTCTTTGTATTCCGTTTTGACTTGGGTTACAAAGCCTATGATCCTGCCAGAGAAATTGGCGATAGATGGTTAAAAGGAGTCAACTTTAGTAAAACAGTGCTAAATTTTGGTATTAATTATCCGTTCTAA
- the accD gene encoding acetyl-CoA carboxylase, carboxyltransferase subunit beta — MAWFKRKEKGITTPTEAKKDVPKGLWYKSPTGKIVDQDELARNLWVSPEDDYHVRIGSKEYFEILFDNNEFTELDANLTSKDPLKFEDTKKYSERLKDVMDKTKLKDAIRTGVGKSKGKDLVVSCMDFAFIGGSMGAVVGEKIARAIDYSIKHKIPFVLISKSGGARMMEAAFSLMQLAKTSAKLAQLAEERIPYISLCTDPTTGGTTASYAMLGDINIGEPGALIGFAGPRVVKDTTGKDLPEGFQTSEFLLEHGFLDFIAHRKELKNKINLYLDLIQNQEIR; from the coding sequence ATGGCTTGGTTTAAAAGAAAAGAAAAAGGGATTACAACCCCTACTGAAGCTAAAAAAGATGTACCTAAAGGATTATGGTATAAATCGCCTACAGGAAAAATTGTTGATCAAGATGAATTAGCAAGAAATCTTTGGGTAAGTCCAGAAGATGATTACCACGTTCGAATAGGAAGTAAAGAATATTTTGAAATTTTATTCGATAATAATGAATTCACAGAGTTAGATGCAAATTTAACTTCTAAAGATCCATTAAAATTTGAAGACACAAAAAAATACAGCGAGCGTTTAAAAGACGTTATGGATAAAACCAAACTTAAAGACGCAATACGAACTGGTGTTGGAAAATCAAAAGGAAAAGACTTAGTAGTTTCTTGTATGGATTTTGCTTTCATTGGAGGTTCAATGGGAGCTGTTGTAGGTGAAAAAATTGCAAGAGCAATTGATTATTCTATTAAACACAAAATTCCATTTGTTTTGATTTCTAAATCAGGTGGAGCTCGTATGATGGAAGCGGCATTTTCATTAATGCAATTAGCTAAAACCTCAGCAAAATTAGCACAGTTAGCAGAAGAAAGAATTCCGTATATTTCATTATGTACTGATCCAACTACTGGAGGAACGACTGCTTCTTATGCAATGCTTGGCGATATCAACATTGGCGAACCAGGAGCATTAATTGGTTTTGCTGGACCTCGTGTTGTAAAAGACACTACTGGTAAAGATTTACCTGAAGGTTTCCAAACTTCTGAATTCTTATTAGAGCACGGTTTCTTAGATTTCATCGCTCACAGAAAAGAATTAAAAAACAAAATCAACTTGTATTTGGATTTAATCCAAAATCAAGAAATTAGATAA
- a CDS encoding TonB-dependent receptor plug domain-containing protein, with amino-acid sequence MKKIILYAFVLLPFLGISQTAQDTTVTELSEVVISHKVPKKFTELPNQVEVITAKQIDFQNFQTTAEMLSNSGALFVQKSQQGGGSPVIRGFEASRVLLTVDGVRMNNLIFRSGHLQNVITVDENMLENVGVFYGPSSTLFGSDALGGTVAMTTKSAKFLKETSKKFSGGINTRYGSVNEEKSVAFHLNYANANFASLTFFSFNDFGDLKMGKKKNHNGDYFGERPNYVSTVNGIDQLNVNSDKYTQVGSAYKQYNFMQKLAYKTNSGFVHGLNLQYSTTSDINRYDRLTEKTSSGLKFAEWYYGPQERLLTIYSLQKDKAFLNSDLKMNVAYQNVKESRHNRRFNNYNLQHNEENVDMFSVSLDLDKKFTKGELFYGFESYYETLKSTAYAQNINTGVVTSINTRYPNGDNNMMRNDFYVSYNEKMSTKTFWNVGARAGYTSLKSTIIDNSVFALPFDEISQGNFTYSGTLGITHNTSKNFALKANVATGFRAPNIDDLAKVFESVPGSLSSLGTLIVPNEDLKPEKTITGDLGIVVQSDSKKVKLESTYFYTRLYDAIVTDDFTYNGQSIVSYNGFDAQIKANQNKGKAFVTGFSTNLSAYIVSDLLFSANFNYTLGRVVEDGSHRPLDHIAPYFGKVGLQYTYNKLNLEGYMLYNGKKDIKEYSTSGEDNAQYAPANGMPAWETYNFKLGYQVINGGTFFAGVENILDTQYRVFASGINAPGRNIYAGVRYNF; translated from the coding sequence ATGAAGAAAATAATTTTATATGCTTTTGTGTTATTACCTTTTTTGGGGATTTCACAAACAGCACAAGATACCACAGTTACAGAATTGAGTGAAGTGGTTATATCTCATAAAGTACCCAAAAAATTTACCGAATTACCTAATCAAGTTGAGGTAATCACGGCAAAACAAATCGATTTTCAAAACTTTCAAACTACAGCTGAAATGCTTTCGAATTCAGGAGCATTGTTTGTACAAAAATCGCAACAAGGTGGTGGAAGTCCAGTAATTAGAGGTTTTGAGGCAAGTAGAGTTTTGCTAACCGTTGACGGAGTAAGAATGAACAACCTTATTTTTAGGTCGGGTCACTTACAAAATGTAATTACGGTAGATGAAAATATGTTGGAAAATGTTGGGGTTTTCTATGGGCCGTCATCTACATTATTTGGAAGTGATGCTTTAGGCGGAACCGTTGCAATGACAACGAAAAGTGCCAAGTTTTTAAAGGAAACCAGTAAAAAGTTTTCAGGAGGAATTAATACAAGATATGGAAGTGTAAACGAAGAAAAATCGGTTGCTTTTCATCTTAATTATGCAAATGCAAATTTTGCTTCGTTGACTTTTTTCTCCTTCAATGATTTTGGAGATTTGAAAATGGGAAAAAAGAAAAATCATAATGGAGATTATTTTGGAGAAAGACCTAATTATGTTTCTACAGTTAATGGTATAGACCAATTAAATGTTAATAGTGATAAATATACGCAAGTGGGTTCGGCTTACAAGCAGTATAATTTCATGCAAAAATTGGCCTATAAAACAAATTCAGGATTTGTGCACGGATTAAATCTTCAATATTCGACAACTTCTGATATCAATCGTTATGATAGATTAACAGAAAAAACAAGTTCTGGATTAAAATTTGCTGAATGGTATTATGGTCCGCAAGAACGATTATTAACAATTTATTCTTTGCAAAAAGATAAAGCGTTTTTGAATAGCGATTTAAAAATGAATGTTGCTTATCAGAATGTAAAAGAAAGTCGTCATAACAGAAGATTTAATAATTACAACTTGCAGCACAATGAAGAAAATGTAGATATGTTTTCGGTTTCATTAGATTTGGACAAAAAATTTACTAAAGGTGAATTGTTTTATGGTTTTGAATCGTATTATGAAACTTTGAAATCTACAGCGTATGCTCAAAATATTAATACAGGAGTTGTAACCAGTATTAATACACGTTATCCAAATGGAGATAACAATATGATGCGTAACGATTTTTATGTTTCTTATAACGAAAAGATGTCAACAAAGACTTTTTGGAATGTTGGAGCAAGAGCAGGGTATACCTCATTAAAAAGTACAATAATTGATAATTCAGTCTTTGCATTACCGTTTGATGAAATTTCTCAAGGTAATTTTACCTATAGTGGGACTTTAGGAATTACGCATAATACTTCAAAAAACTTTGCTTTAAAAGCGAATGTAGCTACTGGATTTAGAGCACCAAATATTGATGATTTAGCTAAAGTTTTCGAATCGGTACCAGGTTCATTAAGTTCTTTAGGGACTTTAATTGTTCCTAATGAAGATTTAAAACCTGAAAAAACAATTACAGGAGATTTAGGAATAGTAGTTCAATCGGATTCAAAAAAAGTAAAATTAGAAAGTACTTACTTCTATACCCGATTATATGATGCCATTGTAACGGATGATTTTACATACAACGGACAAAGTATTGTTTCCTATAATGGATTTGATGCTCAAATCAAGGCCAATCAAAATAAAGGAAAGGCCTTTGTTACTGGATTTTCAACTAATTTAAGTGCTTATATTGTTTCAGATTTGTTGTTTAGTGCAAATTTTAATTACACATTAGGTAGAGTAGTAGAAGATGGTTCTCATAGACCTTTAGATCATATTGCGCCTTATTTTGGGAAAGTTGGATTACAGTATACATACAACAAACTTAATTTAGAAGGTTATATGTTGTACAATGGTAAAAAGGATATTAAAGAGTATTCAACCAGTGGCGAAGATAACGCTCAATATGCGCCAGCAAATGGAATGCCAGCTTGGGAAACCTATAATTTTAAATTAGGTTATCAAGTAATCAATGGCGGAACATTTTTTGCCGGAGTTGAAAATATTTTAGATACTCAATACAGAGTATTTGCATCAGGAATTAATGCTCCTGGAAGAAATATTTATGCTGGAGTGCGTTATAATTTTTAA
- the ubiE gene encoding bifunctional demethylmenaquinone methyltransferase/2-methoxy-6-polyprenyl-1,4-benzoquinol methylase UbiE produces the protein MSKNITPYQDSELGKKEQVAQMFDTISENYDGLNRVISFGTDAKWKKKILKMISAKQPKSILDIATGTGDLAILFANTSATEIIGLDISQGMLDIGKKKIAAQNLDSRIQMVLGDGENIPYPDNYFDAITVAYGVRNFENLEKGLTDILRTLKPGGQLIILETSVPTQFPFKQGYYVYTNFIMPTIGKLFSKDKKAYQYLSTSAQNFPFGEALNNILREIGFIDVKHLPQTFGVATIYQASKK, from the coding sequence ATGTCAAAAAATATTACGCCATATCAAGACTCTGAATTAGGAAAAAAAGAACAAGTTGCTCAAATGTTTGATACCATTTCTGAAAATTATGATGGTTTAAACCGAGTAATTTCTTTTGGAACCGATGCCAAATGGAAAAAGAAAATCTTAAAAATGATTTCGGCAAAACAGCCAAAATCTATTTTAGATATTGCAACTGGAACAGGTGATTTAGCGATTTTATTTGCCAATACATCGGCAACAGAAATTATTGGCTTAGATATTTCGCAAGGCATGCTTGACATTGGAAAGAAAAAAATTGCTGCTCAAAACTTGGATTCGAGAATTCAAATGGTGTTAGGCGATGGCGAAAATATTCCATATCCTGACAATTATTTTGATGCCATTACTGTTGCTTATGGCGTGCGTAATTTTGAAAATTTGGAGAAAGGATTAACCGATATTTTAAGAACATTAAAACCAGGCGGCCAATTGATTATTTTAGAAACTTCGGTTCCTACGCAATTCCCTTTTAAACAAGGGTATTATGTATACACGAATTTCATTATGCCAACTATTGGGAAATTATTTTCAAAAGATAAAAAAGCATACCAATATTTATCCACTTCGGCACAAAATTTTCCTTTTGGAGAAGCTTTGAACAATATTTTGAGAGAAATTGGGTTTATAGACGTGAAGCATCTCCCTCAAACATTTGGAGTAGCCACTATTTATCAAGCATCTAAAAAATAA
- the porT gene encoding type IX secretion/gliding motility protein PorT/SprT, producing the protein MKKFLFLLLFSPLLFAQEGMFSKDPIINKENWNKQRVHWGYYLGFNSLDFKFDYLSVTEDIEVGTTTGFNVGLIGNLRLAEYFDLRFEPGLYITQRNLTYPNITDNVDRLREVKSTYIFFPLLLKYSALRTGNVRPYLLGGVSTAMNLSSNANSPDDNLNNRFRMTKWTNFYEVGFGIDLYLEYFIFSPSIRGVFSMNDELIRDNDPNSPWTGNVQEMKTRGFFINFSFH; encoded by the coding sequence ATGAAGAAGTTTTTATTTTTATTACTTTTTTCACCTCTACTATTTGCTCAGGAAGGCATGTTTAGTAAAGACCCTATTATCAATAAGGAAAACTGGAACAAACAACGCGTTCATTGGGGGTATTATCTAGGATTTAATAGCTTGGATTTTAAATTTGATTATTTATCAGTTACAGAAGACATTGAAGTTGGAACTACAACAGGTTTTAATGTGGGATTAATTGGAAATTTAAGATTAGCCGAATATTTTGATTTACGTTTTGAGCCGGGTTTGTACATTACTCAAAGAAATTTAACATATCCAAATATAACTGATAATGTAGACCGATTAAGAGAAGTAAAATCAACTTACATATTCTTTCCTCTTTTATTAAAATATTCTGCTTTACGCACCGGAAATGTAAGACCTTATTTACTTGGCGGTGTTTCAACTGCCATGAATTTAAGCAGTAATGCAAATTCTCCTGATGACAATCTAAACAACCGTTTTAGAATGACAAAATGGACAAACTTTTACGAGGTAGGATTTGGAATCGATTTGTATTTAGAGTATTTTATTTTTTCTCCTTCTATAAGAGGCGTATTCAGTATGAATGATGAATTAATTCGTGATAATGATCCTAATAGCCCTTGGACTGGAAATGTTCAAGAGATGAAAACACGTGGTTTTTTCATTAATTTTTCATTCCATTAA